The following are encoded in a window of Pan troglodytes isolate AG18354 chromosome 4, NHGRI_mPanTro3-v2.0_pri, whole genome shotgun sequence genomic DNA:
- the NPM1 gene encoding nucleophosmin, protein MEDSMDMDMSPLRPQNYLFGCELKADKDYHFKVDNDENEHQLSLRTVSLGAGAKDELHIVEAEAMNYEGSPIKVTLATLKMSVQPTVSLGGFEITPPVVLRLKCGSGPVHISGQHLVAVEEDAESEDEEEEDVKLLSISGKRSAPGGGSKVPQKKVKLAADEDDDDDDEEDDDEDDDDDDFDDEEAEEKAPVKKSIRDTPAKNAQKSNQNGKDSKPSSTPRSKGQESFKKQEKTPKTPKGPSSVEDIKAKMQASIEKGGSLPKVEAKFINYVKNCFRMTDQEAIQDLWQWRKSL, encoded by the exons ATGGAAGATTCGATGGACATGGACATGAGCCCCCTGAGGCCCCAGAACTATCTTTTCG GTTGTGAACTAAAGGCCGACAAAGATTATCACTTTAAGGTGGATAATGATGAAAATGAGCACCAGTTATCTTTAAGAACG GTCAGTTTAGGGGCTGGTGCAAAGGATGAATTGCACATTGTTGAAGCAGAGGCAATGAATTATGAAGGCAGTCCAATTAAAGTAACACTGGCAACTTTGAAAATGTCTGTACAGCCAACG GTTTCCCTTGGGGGCTTTGAAATAACACCACCAGTGGTCTTAAGGTTGAAGTGTGGTTCAGGGCCAGTGCATATTAGTGGACAGCACTTAGTAg cTGTGGAGGAAGATGCAGAGtcagaagatgaagaggaggaggatgtgAAACTCTTAAGTATATCTGGAAAGCGGTCTGCCCCTGGAGGTGGTAGCAAGGTTCCACAG aaaaaagtaaaacttgctgctgatgaagatgatgacgatgatgatgaagAGGATGATGATGAAGA tgatgatgatgatgattttgatgatgaggaagctgaagaaaaAGCGCCAGTGAAGAAA TCTATACGAGATACTCCAGCCAAAAATGCACAAAAGTCAAATCAGAATGGAAAAGACTCAAAACCATCATCAACACCAAGATCAAAA ggaCAAGAATCcttcaaaaaacaggaaaaaactcctaaaacaccaaaaggacCTAGTTCTGTAGAAGACATTAAAGCAAAAATGCAAGCAAGTATAGAAAAA GGTGGTTCTCTTCCCAAAGTGGAAGCCAAATTCATCAATTATGTGAAGAATTGCTTCCGGATGACTGACCAAGAG gctatTCAAGATCTCTGGCAGTGGAGGAAGTCTCtttaa
- the NPM1 gene encoding nucleophosmin isoform X4, giving the protein MNYEGSPIKVTLATLKMSVQPTVSLGGFEITPPVVLRLKCGSGPVHISGQHLVAVEEDAESEDEEEEDVKLLSISGKRSAPGGGSKVPQKKVKLAADEDDDDDDEEDDDEDDDDDDFDDEEAEEKAPVKKGQESFKKQEKTPKTPKGPSSVEDIKAKMQASIEKGGSLPKVEAKFINYVKNCFRMTDQEAIQDLWQWRKSL; this is encoded by the exons ATGAATTATGAAGGCAGTCCAATTAAAGTAACACTGGCAACTTTGAAAATGTCTGTACAGCCAACG GTTTCCCTTGGGGGCTTTGAAATAACACCACCAGTGGTCTTAAGGTTGAAGTGTGGTTCAGGGCCAGTGCATATTAGTGGACAGCACTTAGTAg cTGTGGAGGAAGATGCAGAGtcagaagatgaagaggaggaggatgtgAAACTCTTAAGTATATCTGGAAAGCGGTCTGCCCCTGGAGGTGGTAGCAAGGTTCCACAG aaaaaagtaaaacttgctgctgatgaagatgatgacgatgatgatgaagAGGATGATGATGAAGA tgatgatgatgatgattttgatgatgaggaagctgaagaaaaAGCGCCAGTGAAGAAA ggaCAAGAATCcttcaaaaaacaggaaaaaactcctaaaacaccaaaaggacCTAGTTCTGTAGAAGACATTAAAGCAAAAATGCAAGCAAGTATAGAAAAA GGTGGTTCTCTTCCCAAAGTGGAAGCCAAATTCATCAATTATGTGAAGAATTGCTTCCGGATGACTGACCAAGAG gctatTCAAGATCTCTGGCAGTGGAGGAAGTCTCtttaa
- the NPM1 gene encoding nucleophosmin isoform X3: protein MNYEGSPIKVTLATLKMSVQPTVSLGGFEITPPVVLRLKCGSGPVHISGQHLVAVEEDAESEDEEEEDVKLLSISGKRSAPGGGSKVPQKKVKLAADEDDDDDDEEDDDEDDDDDDFDDEEAEEKAPVKKSIRDTPAKNAQKSNQNGKDSKPSSTPRSKGQESFKKQEKTPKTPKGPSSVEDIKAKMQASIEKGGSLPKVEAKFINYVKNCFRMTDQEAIQDLWQWRKSL from the exons ATGAATTATGAAGGCAGTCCAATTAAAGTAACACTGGCAACTTTGAAAATGTCTGTACAGCCAACG GTTTCCCTTGGGGGCTTTGAAATAACACCACCAGTGGTCTTAAGGTTGAAGTGTGGTTCAGGGCCAGTGCATATTAGTGGACAGCACTTAGTAg cTGTGGAGGAAGATGCAGAGtcagaagatgaagaggaggaggatgtgAAACTCTTAAGTATATCTGGAAAGCGGTCTGCCCCTGGAGGTGGTAGCAAGGTTCCACAG aaaaaagtaaaacttgctgctgatgaagatgatgacgatgatgatgaagAGGATGATGATGAAGA tgatgatgatgatgattttgatgatgaggaagctgaagaaaaAGCGCCAGTGAAGAAA TCTATACGAGATACTCCAGCCAAAAATGCACAAAAGTCAAATCAGAATGGAAAAGACTCAAAACCATCATCAACACCAAGATCAAAA ggaCAAGAATCcttcaaaaaacaggaaaaaactcctaaaacaccaaaaggacCTAGTTCTGTAGAAGACATTAAAGCAAAAATGCAAGCAAGTATAGAAAAA GGTGGTTCTCTTCCCAAAGTGGAAGCCAAATTCATCAATTATGTGAAGAATTGCTTCCGGATGACTGACCAAGAG gctatTCAAGATCTCTGGCAGTGGAGGAAGTCTCtttaa
- the NPM1 gene encoding nucleophosmin isoform X1 yields the protein MEDSMDMDMSPLRPQNYLFGCELKADKDYHFKVDNDENEHQLSLRTVSLGAGAKDELHIVEAEAMNYEGSPIKVTLATLKMSVQPTVSLGGFEITPPVVLRLKCGSGPVHISGQHLVAVEEDAESEDEEEEDVKLLSISGKRSAPGGGSKVPQKKVKLAADEDDDDDDEEDDDEDDDDDDFDDEEAEEKAPVKKGQESFKKQEKTPKTPKGPSSVEDIKAKMQASIEKGGSLPKVEAKFINYVKNCFRMTDQEAIQDLWQWRKSL from the exons ATGGAAGATTCGATGGACATGGACATGAGCCCCCTGAGGCCCCAGAACTATCTTTTCG GTTGTGAACTAAAGGCCGACAAAGATTATCACTTTAAGGTGGATAATGATGAAAATGAGCACCAGTTATCTTTAAGAACG GTCAGTTTAGGGGCTGGTGCAAAGGATGAATTGCACATTGTTGAAGCAGAGGCAATGAATTATGAAGGCAGTCCAATTAAAGTAACACTGGCAACTTTGAAAATGTCTGTACAGCCAACG GTTTCCCTTGGGGGCTTTGAAATAACACCACCAGTGGTCTTAAGGTTGAAGTGTGGTTCAGGGCCAGTGCATATTAGTGGACAGCACTTAGTAg cTGTGGAGGAAGATGCAGAGtcagaagatgaagaggaggaggatgtgAAACTCTTAAGTATATCTGGAAAGCGGTCTGCCCCTGGAGGTGGTAGCAAGGTTCCACAG aaaaaagtaaaacttgctgctgatgaagatgatgacgatgatgatgaagAGGATGATGATGAAGA tgatgatgatgatgattttgatgatgaggaagctgaagaaaaAGCGCCAGTGAAGAAA ggaCAAGAATCcttcaaaaaacaggaaaaaactcctaaaacaccaaaaggacCTAGTTCTGTAGAAGACATTAAAGCAAAAATGCAAGCAAGTATAGAAAAA GGTGGTTCTCTTCCCAAAGTGGAAGCCAAATTCATCAATTATGTGAAGAATTGCTTCCGGATGACTGACCAAGAG gctatTCAAGATCTCTGGCAGTGGAGGAAGTCTCtttaa
- the NPM1 gene encoding nucleophosmin isoform X2 codes for MEDSMDMDMSPLRPQNYLFGCELKADKDYHFKVDNDENEHQLSLRTVSLGAGAKDELHIVEAEAMNYEGSPIKVTLATLKMSVQPTVSLGGFEITPPVVLRLKCGSGPVHISGQHLVAVEEDAESEDEEEEDVKLLSISGKRSAPGGGSKVPQKKVKLAADEDDDDDDEEDDDEDDDDDDFDDEEAEEKAPVKKGQESFKKQEKTPKTPKGPSSVEDIKAKMQASIEKAH; via the exons ATGGAAGATTCGATGGACATGGACATGAGCCCCCTGAGGCCCCAGAACTATCTTTTCG GTTGTGAACTAAAGGCCGACAAAGATTATCACTTTAAGGTGGATAATGATGAAAATGAGCACCAGTTATCTTTAAGAACG GTCAGTTTAGGGGCTGGTGCAAAGGATGAATTGCACATTGTTGAAGCAGAGGCAATGAATTATGAAGGCAGTCCAATTAAAGTAACACTGGCAACTTTGAAAATGTCTGTACAGCCAACG GTTTCCCTTGGGGGCTTTGAAATAACACCACCAGTGGTCTTAAGGTTGAAGTGTGGTTCAGGGCCAGTGCATATTAGTGGACAGCACTTAGTAg cTGTGGAGGAAGATGCAGAGtcagaagatgaagaggaggaggatgtgAAACTCTTAAGTATATCTGGAAAGCGGTCTGCCCCTGGAGGTGGTAGCAAGGTTCCACAG aaaaaagtaaaacttgctgctgatgaagatgatgacgatgatgatgaagAGGATGATGATGAAGA tgatgatgatgatgattttgatgatgaggaagctgaagaaaaAGCGCCAGTGAAGAAA ggaCAAGAATCcttcaaaaaacaggaaaaaactcctaaaacaccaaaaggacCTAGTTCTGTAGAAGACATTAAAGCAAAAATGCAAGCAAGTATAGAAAAA GCGCATTGA